A region from the Azospirillaceae bacterium genome encodes:
- the metC gene encoding cystathionine beta-lyase, which translates to MTDLTGFRRDTQILHAGRDPKANHGVVNPPVYHCSTVLFDSVEALLETRRDRASGAYVGFTYGREGTETTRAFEDAVTLLEGGYRAVTTSCGLGAICASLTAFLSAGDHLLIVDSLYGPARAFCEDFLRKFGVEITYYRPTIGAGIEALFQPNTKVVYLESPGSLTFEMTDVPAITKLCRARGVKTIMDNTWASPVCFRPLEHGVDVSVNAATKYISGHSDLMLGIAVCTEEAFIPVKKTASGSGYCGGPDDVYMALRGLRTLGLRMKRHQESALHVAQWLQQRPEVARVMYPALPDDPGHAIWKRDYDGASGLFGVVLNACTDAQFAAMLDHMDLFKLGYSWGGYESLVVPTYPSDLRSAVTWEAPGPSLRLHVGLEDPADLIADLERGFNRLAAAR; encoded by the coding sequence ATGACCGATTTGACCGGCTTTCGGCGGGACACGCAGATCCTGCACGCGGGGCGCGACCCGAAGGCCAATCACGGCGTGGTCAATCCGCCCGTCTACCATTGCTCCACCGTTTTGTTCGACAGTGTCGAGGCGCTGCTGGAAACCCGGCGGGACCGGGCGTCCGGCGCCTATGTCGGCTTCACCTACGGGCGCGAGGGGACCGAAACCACCCGCGCGTTCGAGGATGCGGTGACCCTGCTGGAGGGCGGCTACCGCGCCGTCACCACCTCCTGCGGGCTGGGCGCCATCTGCGCGTCGCTGACCGCCTTCCTGTCGGCGGGCGACCATCTGCTGATCGTCGACAGCCTGTACGGGCCCGCGCGCGCCTTCTGTGAGGATTTCCTGCGCAAGTTCGGGGTGGAGATCACCTATTACCGCCCCACCATCGGTGCGGGCATCGAAGCGCTGTTCCAGCCCAACACCAAGGTGGTCTACCTGGAATCCCCCGGTTCCCTGACGTTCGAGATGACGGACGTGCCGGCCATCACCAAGTTGTGCCGGGCGCGTGGCGTCAAGACCATCATGGATAACACCTGGGCCTCACCCGTGTGCTTCCGGCCGCTGGAACACGGCGTGGACGTGTCGGTCAACGCCGCCACCAAGTACATCTCCGGCCATTCCGACCTGATGCTGGGCATCGCCGTCTGCACGGAGGAGGCGTTCATCCCCGTGAAGAAAACCGCCTCGGGTTCCGGCTATTGTGGCGGGCCGGACGACGTCTACATGGCCCTGCGCGGCCTGCGCACCCTGGGCCTGCGCATGAAACGCCACCAGGAATCCGCCCTGCACGTCGCCCAATGGCTGCAACAGCGGCCCGAGGTGGCGCGGGTCATGTACCCGGCCCTGCCCGACGACCCCGGCCACGCCATCTGGAAGCGCGACTATGACGGCGCGTCGGGCCTGTTCGGCGTGGTGCTGAACGCCTGCACCGATGCGCAGTTCGCCGCCATGCTGGACCATATGGACCTGTTCAAGCTGGGCTACAGCTGGGGCGGTTATGAAAGCCTGGTGGTGCCGACATACCCGTCCGACCTGCGCTCCGCCGTGACGTGGGAGGCGCCCGGCCCGTCCCTGCGCCTGCATGTCGGGCTGGAGGATCCGGCCGACCTGATCGCCGACCTGGAGCGCGGGTTCAATCGTCTGGCCGCCGCACGCTGA
- a CDS encoding TIGR00730 family Rossman fold protein — protein sequence MIAETPVAGTRALKNIAIFCGSNTGLGDAYKDAAAQLGATLARRGIGIVYGGTHKGLMGILADAALAEGGHVHGVITRRLFERDHLHPTLSLHEIVDGMRARKERMLGLADACIALPGGIGTTEEFMEAWTLNQLGDVDKPVGLLNVGGYFDAFMAFIDTMIAQRFLPPEHRQGIALAPDADGLIDQLLVFQKPTVAKWL from the coding sequence ATGATTGCGGAAACACCCGTCGCCGGCACGCGCGCGCTGAAGAACATCGCGATCTTCTGCGGCTCCAACACCGGCCTGGGCGACGCCTACAAGGATGCGGCCGCCCAGTTGGGCGCCACCCTGGCGCGCCGGGGCATCGGCATCGTCTATGGCGGCACCCACAAGGGCCTGATGGGCATCCTGGCCGACGCCGCGCTGGCGGAAGGCGGGCACGTGCACGGCGTCATCACCCGCCGCCTGTTCGAACGCGACCATCTTCATCCGACGCTCAGCCTGCATGAGATCGTGGACGGCATGCGCGCCCGGAAAGAGCGCATGCTGGGCCTGGCCGACGCCTGCATCGCCCTGCCGGGCGGCATCGGCACGACGGAGGAGTTCATGGAGGCCTGGACCCTGAACCAGCTGGGCGATGTGGACAAGCCGGTGGGCCTGCTGAACGTCGGCGGTTATTTCGACGCCTTCATGGCCTTCATCGACACCATGATCGCCCAGCGCTTCCTGCCGCCTGAACACCGCCAGGGCATCGCCCTGGCCCCCGACGCCGACGGCCTGATCGACCAGTTGCTGGTCTTCCAGAAGCCGACGGTGGCGAAGTGGCTTTGA
- a CDS encoding SDR family NAD(P)-dependent oxidoreductase produces the protein MERALTGKVALVTGGTRGLGLTLARTLVGAGCAVAVIGRDPQAGAAAVETLQALGGTARAISADVTDEAAMRAAAAEAEAHLGPLDITLCAAGVSSPKAPLWQMGAETYRHCFDTNVLGVINGMTATLPGMVARGGGRVIVIGGTYGHKGVAGFSVYASSKWALRGLVRSAALDAAPHGVTVNMISPGGVDGERLRRLFRQSAEANGEPEDAPLKRFTTGTALGRLVSEDDVAAAMLHLLGPGGRMMTGQDIVVDAGMVI, from the coding sequence ATGGAACGGGCTTTAACGGGCAAGGTCGCTTTGGTCACCGGGGGAACCCGGGGATTGGGCCTGACGCTGGCGCGCACCCTGGTGGGGGCCGGCTGCGCCGTCGCCGTCATTGGCCGCGATCCGCAGGCGGGCGCCGCAGCGGTCGAAACTTTGCAAGCCCTCGGCGGCACGGCCCGCGCCATCAGCGCCGACGTGACGGATGAGGCGGCCATGCGCGCCGCCGCCGCTGAAGCCGAGGCCCATCTCGGCCCGCTGGACATCACCCTCTGCGCCGCCGGCGTCAGTTCCCCCAAGGCGCCCCTCTGGCAGATGGGGGCCGAGACCTACCGCCATTGCTTCGACACCAACGTGCTGGGCGTGATCAACGGCATGACGGCCACCCTGCCCGGCATGGTGGCGCGCGGCGGCGGCCGGGTGATCGTCATCGGCGGCACCTACGGCCACAAGGGCGTGGCGGGCTTTTCCGTCTACGCGTCCTCCAAATGGGCGTTGCGCGGCTTGGTGCGGTCCGCCGCCCTGGACGCCGCCCCGCACGGCGTCACCGTCAACATGATCTCCCCCGGCGGGGTGGATGGCGAGCGCCTGCGCCGCCTGTTCCGCCAATCGGCCGAAGCGAATGGCGAGCCGGAGGACGCGCCACTGAAGCGCTTCACCACCGGCACGGCCCTGGGCCGGCTGGTGAGCGAGGACGATGTCGCCGCGGCCATGCTGCATTTGCTGGGCCCGGGCGGCCGTATGATGACGGGCCAGGACATCGTGGTCGATGCCGGCATGGTGATTTAG
- a CDS encoding DUF3830 family protein has translation MTLIDITAGGHRFTAKLEEKLAPVTCARFLTMLPYEEKLIHVRWSGEGCWIPMGDNPYDLPWENATRHPAPGQFIFYPGGFSETEILLAYGGVAFASRLGPLAGNHFLTIIDGLEQLPVLGRTVLWEGAQPIAFKVRA, from the coding sequence ATGACCCTGATCGACATCACCGCCGGCGGCCACCGCTTCACCGCGAAGCTGGAGGAGAAACTGGCGCCCGTCACCTGCGCCCGCTTCCTGACCATGCTGCCTTACGAGGAAAAGCTGATCCACGTGCGGTGGAGTGGCGAAGGCTGCTGGATCCCCATGGGCGACAATCCCTATGACCTGCCGTGGGAGAACGCCACCCGCCACCCCGCACCCGGGCAGTTCATCTTCTATCCCGGCGGGTTCAGCGAGACAGAAATCCTGCTGGCCTATGGCGGTGTCGCCTTCGCCAGCAGGCTGGGGCCCCTGGCCGGCAACCACTTCCTGACCATCATCGACGGGCTGGAACAGCTGCCCGTCCTGGGCCGCACCGTGCTGTGGGAAGGGGCGCAGCCCATCGCCTTCAAGGTCCGCGCATGA
- a CDS encoding 2Fe-2S iron-sulfur cluster-binding protein yields MPIITVVTRDGTGRAVDMEVGATLMEGLRDHGFDEVLAMCGGCCSCATCHVYVEPASPPLEDEDDLLAGAAHRRDNSRLSCQIILSADHDGLRVAIPPED; encoded by the coding sequence ATGCCGATCATCACCGTTGTCACCCGGGACGGCACCGGCCGCGCCGTCGACATGGAAGTGGGCGCCACCCTGATGGAGGGCCTGCGCGACCATGGCTTCGATGAGGTGCTGGCCATGTGCGGCGGCTGCTGTTCCTGCGCCACCTGCCACGTCTATGTGGAGCCGGCGTCGCCGCCGTTGGAGGACGAGGACGATTTGTTGGCCGGGGCCGCCCACCGCCGCGACAATTCCCGGCTGTCCTGCCAGATCATCTTGAGCGCCGATCATGACGGCCTGCGGGTGGCGATCCCGCCGGAGGATTAA
- a CDS encoding aromatic ring-hydroxylating dioxygenase subunit alpha — MTPEQNALITRSGPDTPLGTLLRRYWQPVALVEELEGPRPAKAVRVLGQDMVLFRDEGGRLGLLDRDCPHRNADLAFGRLEGGGLRCLFHGWLFDVNGNCLETPGEPTGSKLCSRIHQRAYPVVERSGIIFGYLGEGAAPAFPALDCFIAPDSHVFAFKGYLDCNWLQALEVGIDPAHASFLHRFFEDEDAAASYGRQFRAQSADSDMTMTQVLREYENPDISVEKSDVGLRLTSLRPLNTGDTHVRVTNLMFPQAFVIPLSETMTITQWHVPVDDRSCYWYAVFTGFAEAVDKAEMRRQRLQLYTLPDYKPRLGRHNDYGYDVVEQRSRTYTGMGEDINVHDQWAVESQGAIQDRTREHLGTTDKAIVAYRMLLMNQIRRVEQGEAPLLAVDGAAAASITGPATVDGVAKAGEDIQAYWQRTDARRRAQAPWTAMKATA, encoded by the coding sequence ATGACTCCCGAGCAAAACGCGCTGATCACCCGCTCCGGCCCCGACACGCCGCTGGGCACGCTGCTGCGCCGTTACTGGCAGCCGGTGGCCCTGGTGGAGGAGTTGGAGGGCCCCCGCCCCGCCAAGGCGGTGCGCGTGCTGGGCCAGGATATGGTGCTGTTCCGGGATGAAGGCGGGCGCCTGGGCCTGCTGGACCGTGACTGCCCCCACCGCAACGCCGACCTGGCCTTCGGCCGGCTGGAGGGCGGCGGCCTGCGCTGCCTGTTCCATGGCTGGCTGTTCGACGTCAACGGCAACTGCCTGGAGACCCCGGGCGAGCCCACGGGCAGCAAGCTGTGCAGCCGCATCCACCAGCGGGCCTATCCGGTGGTGGAGCGCAGCGGCATCATCTTCGGCTATCTGGGCGAGGGCGCGGCCCCCGCCTTCCCCGCCCTGGACTGCTTCATCGCGCCGGACAGCCACGTCTTCGCCTTCAAGGGCTATCTGGACTGCAACTGGTTGCAGGCGCTGGAGGTCGGCATCGATCCCGCCCACGCCAGCTTCCTGCACCGCTTCTTCGAGGATGAGGACGCGGCCGCCAGCTACGGCCGCCAGTTCCGCGCCCAGTCGGCCGACAGCGACATGACCATGACCCAGGTGTTGCGGGAGTATGAGAACCCCGACATCAGCGTGGAGAAAAGCGACGTCGGCCTGCGCCTGACGTCGCTGCGGCCGCTGAACACCGGCGACACCCATGTGCGCGTCACCAACCTGATGTTCCCCCAGGCCTTCGTCATCCCCCTGTCGGAGACGATGACCATCACCCAGTGGCACGTGCCGGTGGATGACCGCAGCTGTTATTGGTACGCCGTCTTCACCGGCTTCGCCGAAGCGGTCGACAAGGCGGAGATGCGCCGCCAGCGCCTGCAACTCTACACCCTGCCCGACTACAAGCCGCGCCTGGGCCGCCACAACGACTATGGCTACGACGTGGTGGAACAGCGTAGCCGCACCTACACCGGCATGGGGGAGGACATCAACGTCCACGACCAGTGGGCGGTGGAAAGCCAGGGAGCCATCCAGGACCGCACGCGCGAACATCTGGGCACCACCGACAAGGCCATCGTCGCCTACCGCATGCTGCTGATGAACCAGATCCGCAGGGTGGAACAGGGGGAGGCGCCGCTGTTGGCCGTGGATGGTGCGGCGGCGGCATCCATCACCGGCCCCGCCACCGTCGACGGCGTGGCCAAGGCCGGTGAGGACATCCAGGCCTATTGGCAACGGACCGACGCGCGCCGCCGGGCGCAGGCCCCGTGGACGGCGATGAAGGCGACCGCGTGA
- a CDS encoding glutamine synthetase family protein, with protein MPPLIERHFIERHGLWNGDQRRQADEVLARLNGGGIDMVRLSFPDMHGLLRGKTLLAGAIPGAMRDGCAITSTLLLKDTAHRTVAPVFTAGAGIGDADLQGGGDVVMVPDPATFRRLPWAPGTGWMLCDLYHADGRPVVSSTRRIAQAAADRLAQRGFDYVSGLEVEFYLTRLVDPKLAPEDAGQPGTPPEVALLHQGYAYLTEQRFDQIEPILDILRRDCMALGLPLHSLELEFGPSQCEFVFSPGSGIQPADDMILFRNAVKQVARRHGYHASFMCRPHLPNAMSSGWHLHQSLRDRRTGANAFADAEGRPVLSPTGRQFLAGLLQGAAAATPFSTPTINGYKRYRANSLAPDRVAWGEDNRGALLRVLARGAATATRIENRIGEPAANPYLYLASQMLTGLAGIEAGLEPPPAVDSPYMAEATTLPTSLETALTLLDASALLRQGFGDGFVDHFLMIKRAEVARYNSTVTDWEHREYFDLF; from the coding sequence ATGCCCCCTCTTATTGAACGCCACTTCATCGAACGCCATGGCCTGTGGAACGGGGACCAGCGGCGCCAGGCGGATGAGGTGCTGGCCCGCCTCAATGGCGGCGGCATCGACATGGTGCGCCTGTCCTTCCCCGACATGCACGGCCTGCTGCGCGGCAAGACCCTGCTGGCCGGCGCCATTCCGGGGGCCATGCGCGACGGCTGCGCCATCACCTCCACCCTGCTGCTGAAGGACACCGCCCACCGCACGGTGGCGCCGGTGTTCACGGCCGGGGCCGGCATCGGCGATGCCGACCTTCAGGGCGGCGGCGACGTGGTGATGGTGCCCGATCCCGCCACCTTTCGCCGCCTGCCCTGGGCGCCGGGCACGGGCTGGATGCTGTGCGACCTGTACCACGCCGATGGCCGGCCGGTGGTCTCGTCCACCCGGCGCATCGCGCAGGCGGCGGCCGACCGGTTGGCTCAGCGCGGCTTTGATTATGTCAGCGGTCTGGAGGTGGAGTTCTACCTGACCCGGCTGGTCGATCCCAAGCTGGCGCCGGAGGATGCCGGCCAGCCGGGCACGCCGCCGGAGGTCGCGCTGCTGCACCAGGGTTACGCCTACCTGACCGAACAGCGCTTCGACCAGATCGAGCCCATCCTGGACATCCTGCGCCGCGATTGCATGGCGTTGGGCCTGCCCCTGCATTCGCTGGAACTGGAGTTCGGCCCCAGCCAGTGCGAGTTCGTGTTCAGCCCCGGCAGCGGCATCCAGCCGGCCGACGACATGATCCTGTTCCGCAACGCGGTGAAGCAGGTGGCCCGGCGCCACGGTTATCACGCCAGCTTCATGTGCCGGCCCCACCTGCCCAACGCCATGTCCAGCGGCTGGCACCTGCACCAGTCGCTGCGCGACCGCCGGACCGGCGCCAACGCCTTCGCCGATGCCGAGGGCCGGCCGGTATTGTCGCCGACGGGCCGCCAGTTCCTGGCCGGCCTGCTTCAGGGCGCCGCCGCCGCCACGCCCTTCAGCACCCCCACCATCAACGGCTACAAGCGCTACCGCGCCAACAGCCTGGCGCCCGACCGGGTGGCCTGGGGGGAGGACAACCGGGGCGCCTTGCTGCGCGTGCTGGCGCGGGGGGCGGCCACCGCCACGCGCATCGAGAACCGCATCGGCGAGCCCGCCGCCAACCCCTATCTCTACCTGGCGTCCCAGATGCTGACCGGCCTGGCCGGGATCGAGGCCGGGCTGGAACCGCCCCCCGCCGTCGATAGCCCTTATATGGCCGAAGCCACCACCCTGCCCACCAGCCTGGAAACCGCCCTCACCCTGCTGGACGCCAGCGCCCTGCTGCGCCAGGGCTTCGGCGACGGCTTCGTCGACCATTTCCTGATGATCAAACGCGCCGAGGTCGCCCGCTACAACAGCACGGTGACCGACTGGGAACACCGCGAGTATTTCGACCTGTTCTGA
- a CDS encoding aldehyde dehydrogenase family protein has translation MSLHPFLDGRPKGLFIGGRWRDASDGQTFETRNPANGQLLATIARGTAMDVDAAVTAARTAFEDGAWPRFSPSDRQRLLLRLADLLERDAEDFARIDTLEMGSPIRHTRGSVGLLVDLLRYYAGMSRGIEGLTAQTSDPDMFACTLREPVGVCGAIIPWNGPLWASVLKLGPVLATGCTLVLKPAEDASLAPLMLARLGEEAGIPPGVFNVVTGLGAEAGAALAGHPGLDKLAFTGSDATGRTIAAAAGANLTRLSLELGGKSPNIVFADADLEAAARTAVIAAFANSGQVCSAGTRLFVEQAVHREFAEQVARVAATLRIGDGMDPETDLGPLVNARQLARVCGHMEDAIAAGATPISGGARLTGSGLDQGFFFPPTVLVDARDDMRAVREEIFGPILATLPFTTEDEVVTRANATPFGLGAGVWTRDVGRAHRLGRRLRAGSVWVNCYNAIDPAMPSGGVKASGYGREYGRAHLEEHLETKSLWIATR, from the coding sequence ATGAGCCTGCATCCCTTCCTGGACGGCCGGCCCAAGGGCCTGTTCATCGGCGGCCGCTGGCGCGATGCCAGCGACGGCCAGACGTTCGAGACGCGTAACCCCGCCAACGGCCAACTGCTGGCCACCATCGCGCGCGGCACGGCAATGGACGTGGACGCGGCCGTCACGGCGGCGCGCACGGCGTTCGAGGATGGGGCCTGGCCCCGCTTCTCGCCGTCCGACCGGCAGCGCCTGCTGCTGCGCCTGGCCGACCTGCTGGAACGGGATGCGGAGGATTTCGCCCGCATCGACACCTTGGAAATGGGGTCGCCCATCCGCCACACGCGCGGCAGCGTGGGCCTGCTGGTCGACCTGCTGCGTTATTACGCCGGCATGAGCCGGGGGATCGAGGGGCTGACCGCCCAGACATCCGATCCCGACATGTTCGCCTGCACCCTGCGCGAGCCGGTGGGCGTGTGCGGCGCCATCATCCCCTGGAACGGCCCGCTGTGGGCATCCGTCCTGAAGCTGGGGCCCGTGCTGGCCACCGGCTGCACCCTGGTGCTGAAGCCGGCGGAGGACGCCTCCCTGGCGCCGCTGATGCTGGCGCGATTGGGGGAGGAAGCCGGCATTCCGCCCGGCGTGTTCAACGTCGTCACCGGCCTGGGTGCCGAGGCTGGGGCCGCCCTGGCGGGCCACCCCGGCCTCGACAAGCTGGCCTTCACCGGGTCCGATGCCACCGGGCGCACCATCGCCGCCGCCGCCGGCGCCAACCTGACCAGGCTGTCACTGGAACTGGGCGGCAAGTCGCCCAACATCGTCTTCGCCGACGCCGACCTTGAGGCCGCGGCCCGCACCGCCGTCATCGCCGCCTTCGCCAATTCCGGCCAGGTGTGCAGCGCCGGCACCCGCCTGTTCGTGGAGCAGGCCGTGCATCGGGAGTTCGCGGAACAGGTGGCGCGCGTCGCCGCCACCCTGCGTATCGGCGACGGCATGGATCCGGAAACCGACCTGGGCCCCCTGGTCAACGCCCGGCAACTGGCCCGCGTGTGCGGCCACATGGAGGATGCCATCGCGGCCGGCGCCACGCCCATCAGCGGCGGCGCCCGCCTGACCGGCAGCGGCCTGGACCAGGGTTTCTTCTTCCCGCCCACCGTGCTGGTGGACGCCCGCGACGACATGCGCGCGGTGCGGGAGGAGATTTTCGGCCCCATCCTGGCCACCCTGCCCTTCACCACCGAGGATGAAGTGGTGACCCGCGCCAACGCCACGCCCTTCGGCCTGGGCGCCGGGGTGTGGACCCGCGATGTCGGCCGGGCGCACCGCCTGGGCCGGCGCCTGCGGGCGGGATCGGTCTGGGTCAACTGCTACAACGCCATCGACCCGGCCATGCCGTCGGGTGGTGTGAAGGCCAGCGGCTACGGCCGCGAATACGGCCGTGCCCATCTGGAAGAGCACCTGGAAACCAAGAGTCTCTGGATAGCGACGCGCTGA
- a CDS encoding 2-oxoglutarate and iron-dependent oxygenase domain-containing protein, translating into MSRSERSADDIAAASAISLDEVPLIDFAPFLTGDAQARRDVAAQIAHACEEIGFFYLSGHGVPQATIDAIFGQADAFFSLDKADRRGAMATPEWYRGWIPAPEAQPLSRNTRMFEQYRLQHEWPADPRDMQHADIFDKLNRWPQGMPAFKNAADAYLAAMLSFSRELLRAFALGLGVAEDRFDDCFHQPASQLSLNYYPKLPMDAQDEVSNMVAHTDEGPFTVLAQQGVGGLEVKRRDGVWIQAPPVHGAFTINVGDMMMWWSNGRFLSNYHRVRNRGGARRFSVPYFANPDRDVVVAPLPELVAGAPKYAPVRVADHLARFYSTLSKNPHDIYN; encoded by the coding sequence ATGAGCAGAAGCGAACGAAGCGCGGACGACATCGCCGCCGCCAGCGCCATTTCCCTGGATGAAGTACCCTTGATCGACTTCGCGCCCTTCCTGACGGGCGATGCCCAGGCGCGCCGCGATGTCGCCGCCCAGATCGCCCATGCGTGCGAGGAGATCGGCTTCTTCTACCTGTCGGGCCATGGCGTGCCGCAGGCGACCATCGACGCCATCTTCGGCCAGGCCGACGCCTTCTTCTCGCTGGACAAGGCGGACCGCCGTGGCGCCATGGCCACGCCGGAATGGTACCGGGGCTGGATCCCGGCGCCGGAGGCGCAGCCCCTGTCACGCAATACCCGCATGTTCGAACAATACCGCCTGCAGCATGAATGGCCGGCCGACCCGCGTGACATGCAGCACGCCGACATCTTCGACAAGCTGAACCGCTGGCCCCAGGGCATGCCGGCCTTCAAGAACGCGGCCGACGCCTACCTGGCCGCCATGCTGTCCTTCTCGCGCGAACTGCTGCGCGCTTTCGCCCTGGGTCTGGGCGTGGCGGAGGACCGGTTCGACGATTGTTTCCACCAGCCGGCCTCGCAACTGAGCCTGAACTATTATCCCAAGTTGCCGATGGACGCGCAGGATGAGGTGTCCAACATGGTGGCCCACACGGATGAGGGGCCATTCACCGTGCTGGCGCAGCAGGGCGTGGGCGGGCTGGAGGTGAAACGCCGCGACGGCGTGTGGATCCAGGCCCCGCCGGTGCATGGCGCCTTCACCATCAATGTCGGCGACATGATGATGTGGTGGTCCAACGGCCGCTTCCTGTCCAACTATCACCGCGTCCGCAACCGGGGCGGGGCGCGGCGCTTCTCCGTGCCTTATTTCGCCAATCCCGACCGCGACGTGGTGGTGGCGCCGCTGCCGGAACTGGTGGCCGGCGCGCCGAAATACGCCCCCGTCCGCGTCGCCGACCATCTGGCCCGTTTCTATTCCACGCTCTCCAAGAATCCCCATGACATCTACAACTGA
- a CDS encoding FAD-dependent oxidoreductase gives MHYDILIVGSGHGGAQAAITLRQRGYTGSIAIIGDEPDLPYERPPLSKDYLSGAKPFERILIRPPAFWETRDITLLRGRRVVVVDPVAHAVTTGDGAVVGYGQLIWAAGGHARRLDCAGGGLAGIHTVRTRADADAMRAELPAVEQAVVIGGGYVGLEAAAVLRAAGKRVVLLEQQDRVLARVAGETLSRFYEGEHRAQGVDMRLGARVDGFIGDGRSVTGVRLADGELIPAQMVVVGIGLVPAVAPLLAAGAMGGDGVMVDAHGRTSLPDIHAIGDCALHPNAYAGGRHIRLESVQNATDMAVTVAKALTGAAEPYRAVPWFWSNQYDLRLQTVGLSAGHDAAVLRGDPAARSFAIVYFRAGRVVALDCVNATRDYTQGRALVEAGWHGDPALVADTTVPLKDLAARSSH, from the coding sequence ATGCATTACGACATTTTGATCGTCGGCTCGGGCCACGGCGGCGCCCAGGCGGCCATCACCCTGCGCCAACGCGGCTACACCGGCAGCATCGCCATCATCGGGGATGAGCCGGATTTGCCCTATGAGCGGCCACCCCTGTCCAAGGACTATTTGTCCGGCGCCAAGCCGTTCGAGCGCATCCTGATCCGCCCGCCCGCCTTCTGGGAGACGCGCGACATCACCCTGCTGCGCGGCCGGCGGGTGGTGGTGGTGGACCCGGTCGCCCATGCCGTGACCACGGGCGACGGCGCCGTCGTCGGCTACGGCCAGTTGATCTGGGCGGCCGGCGGCCATGCCCGGCGGCTGGACTGCGCTGGTGGTGGCCTAGCCGGCATCCACACCGTGCGCACCCGCGCCGATGCCGACGCCATGCGGGCCGAACTGCCGGCGGTGGAGCAGGCGGTGGTGATCGGCGGCGGTTATGTCGGGCTGGAGGCGGCGGCCGTGCTGCGCGCCGCCGGCAAACGCGTCGTGCTGCTGGAACAGCAGGATCGTGTATTGGCCCGCGTGGCCGGGGAAACGCTGTCCCGCTTCTATGAGGGCGAACACCGGGCCCAGGGCGTGGACATGCGCCTGGGCGCCCGGGTCGATGGTTTCATTGGCGACGGCCGGTCGGTCACTGGGGTGCGCCTGGCCGATGGTGAATTGATCCCGGCGCAGATGGTGGTGGTGGGCATCGGCCTGGTGCCGGCGGTGGCACCGCTGCTGGCCGCGGGCGCGATGGGTGGTGATGGGGTGATGGTCGATGCCCATGGCCGCACCTCGCTGCCCGACATCCACGCCATCGGCGACTGCGCCCTGCACCCCAACGCTTACGCCGGGGGCCGGCATATCCGCCTGGAGTCCGTGCAGAACGCCACCGACATGGCGGTCACCGTGGCCAAGGCCCTGACCGGGGCGGCGGAGCCTTATCGGGCTGTGCCGTGGTTCTGGTCCAACCAGTATGACCTCAGGCTTCAGACGGTGGGCCTGTCGGCTGGCCATGACGCCGCCGTCCTGCGGGGCGACCCGGCGGCGCGGTCCTTCGCCATCGTCTATTTCCGCGCCGGCCGGGTGGTGGCGCTGGATTGCGTCAACGCCACCCGCGACTACACCCAGGGCCGTGCCTTGGTGGAGGCGGGTTGGCACGGCGATCCCGCCCTGGTCGCCGACACCACCGTGCCGCTGAAGGACCTGGCGGCCCGATCATCTCATTAA